Part of the Oncorhynchus clarkii lewisi isolate Uvic-CL-2024 unplaced genomic scaffold, UVic_Ocla_1.0 unplaced_contig_5678_pilon_pilon, whole genome shotgun sequence genome, TGATATAGCCTACAGCAATATATAGTAGCAATATACAGTAAAATAATGGGTAATGTAGCCTACAtcaatatacagtaatatagtgggtaatatagcctacatcaatatacagtaatatagtgggtaatatagcctacattaatATACCGTGTAGACTATGTACTATGATATAgtgggtaatatagcctacattaatacactgtgtagactatgtactatgatatagtgggtaatatagcctacattaatATACTGTGTAGACTATGTACTATGATATAGTGGGTAATATTTCCTACATTAATTTACTGTGTAGACTATGTACTATGATATAgtgggtaatatagcctacattaatATACCGTGTAGACTATGTACTATGATATAgtgggtaatatagcctacattaatacactgtgtagactatgtactatgatatagtgggtaatatagcctacattaatacactgtgtagactatgtactatgatatagtgggtaatatagcctacattaatacactgtgtagactatgtactatgatatagtgggtaatatagcctacattaatatactgtgtagactatgtatatgatatagtgggtaatatagcctacattaatacactgtgtagactatgtactatgatatagtgggtaatatagcctacattaatatactgtgtagactatgtactatgatatagtgggtaatatagcctacattaatacactgtgtagactatgtactatgatatagtgggtaatatagcctacattaatacactgtgtagactatgtactatgatatagtgggtaatatagcctacattaatacactgtgtagactatgtactatgatatagtgggtaatatagcctacattaatatactgtgtagactatgtactatgatatagtgggtaatatagcctacattaatATACTGTGTAGACTATGTACTATGATATAGTGGGTAATATAGCCTACGTTAACATACTGTGTAGACTATGTACTATGATATAgtgggtaatatagcctacattaatacactgtgtagactatgtactatgatatagtgggtaatatagcctacattaatatactgtgtagactatgtactatgatatagtgggtaatatagcctacattaatatactgtgtagactatgtactatgatatagtgggtaatacagtgccttgcgaaagtattcggcccccttgaactttgcgaccttttgccacatttcaggcttcaaacataaagatataaaactgtattttgtgaagaatcaacaacaagtgggacacaatcatgaagtggaacgacatttattggatatttcaaacttttttaacaaatcaaaaactgaaaaattgggcgtgcaaaattattctatCTACTATGTACTATGTAAACATTTCTTGTTCTGATTTGTTCAGGAAAACATTCCATTAAATATGTAAATATTCCTAGGAGAATTCCTTGAATTTTCCCTAACACTGCGAGACTCCCCATCACACCCCTGCTTACCCCTGATCATAAGCATATTgggagtgtgtatatgtgtatgtgtgtgtgcgtgcgtgcttgcgtgcgtgtgtgtgtgtgtgtgtgtgtgtgtgtgtgtgtgtgtgtgtgtgtgtgtgtgtgtgtgtgtgtgtgtgtgtgcgcgcgtgcgtgcgtgcgtgcgtgtgtgtgtgtgtgtcaggatggGTTGTGTgaaacccacacagacacacgtctCACCTCCTAAACCTTGTTCCCCTTTGTTTTTGTTCTCTCATTTCAcatacatccccctctctctctcacacacccacacacacacacacacacacacacacacacacacacacacacacacacacacacaggcacacacacacacaggcacacacacgcacacacaggcacacacaggcacacacacacacacacgcactcacacacacacacacacacacacacacacacacacacacacacacacacacacacacaaacacacacacacacacacacacacacacacacacacaggcacacacacacacacacacacacacacacacacacacacacacacacacacacacacacacacacacacacacacacacacacacacacacacacacacacacacacacacacaggcacacacacgcacacacacacacacacacaaccacacacaaaacacagaaacacacacacacagtaatgtgcTGTGGCAACCTGCGTCCGTAGACAGGCGTGAAGGATCAAGTCTTCACCCAGTGTACTACTGATATTCATAAGATGAGgctgcagaggagagggggagagaaaaggaaagagagagatgtgggagagataggaggggagagagaaagtgggagaaagagagaaatggggggagagagagattggggacgagaggaggggagagagaggaagaggagacaggagagagagaaaggaggagagagaaagggaagagagaggagggggactagaggaagaggagacaggagagagagaacgcgtgggcagagagaagagagacaccaGTGAGAGGGGTGTGATGGGGAGTCTCGTGGGTATTTGGGGTGTAGGGTGGTGGGGCAAGAGAAATTGGTAAGTGGGTTAGAGGTAGAGGACTAGAATGATAGGGGGTTGGGGGTGGAGTGTCATAGGGCTCTGGGGGGATGGGAATAGGGATGGATGTGGTGGGGGGATGGGAAGGGGGCagagtgagggagatggagaagagggaTTCTGTTGACGTCCTCTACCATTGGCTTGTTCAAACGGTGGGGGAGGGGCAGACACTACCATGTCCACACCAGCTGtagcgagagggagaggagagaaacaaagagaggagagagaaagagagatagataggagaggagaggagaggaaagagaagagagaagagagagaccatATAGAAGAGAAAGAggcaagagagaagagaggagaggaaacagagagaggagagaggagaagaaagagagaggggagagagaagagaggagaggaaacagagagaggagagaggagaagaaagagagaggggagagagaagagaggagaggaaacagagagaggaatgagagaagagaggagaagaaagagagagaggagagaagagaggagaggaaacagagaggaatgagagaagagaggagaagaaagagagagggagagagagaagagaggagaggaaacagagagaggagagaggagaagaaagagagaggggagagagaagagaggagaggaaacagagagaggagagaggagaagaaagagagaggggagagagagaagagaggagaggaaacagagagaggagagaggagaagaaagagagaggggagagagagaagagaggagaggaaacagagagaggaatgagagaagagaggagaagaaagagagagaggagagaagagaggagaggaaacagatagaggaatgagagaagagagagccaaccaataattcacaaaattgatcaaacaccaaattgagactctgcatgcagaattctgcaaaaatatcctctgtgtacaacgtagaacaccaaataatgcacacAGAGCAGAagtaggccgatacccactaatgatcaaaatccagaaaagagatgttaaattctataaccacctaaaaggaagtgattctcaaaccttccataacaaagccatcacctacagagagatgaacctggagaagagtcccctaagcaagctggtcctggggctctgttcacaaacacaaacggaccccacagagccccaggacagcagcacaattagacccaaccaaatcacgagaaaacaaaaagaaaatTACTTGACTCATCacaaagaattaacaaaaaaaacttagcaaactagaatgctatttggcccttaaacagagagtacacagtggcagaatacttgaccactgtgactgacccaaaaggaaggaaagctttgactatgtgaATTATGTATCACATCTTTCTAGTTCTATGTTTCATATCTCTAGTTCTATGTATCATATCTTTCTAGTTCTATGTATCATATCTTTCTAGTTCTGTGTTTCTTATCTCTAGTTCTATCTATCATATCTTTCTAGTTCTATGTTTCATATCTTTCTAGTTCTATCTATCATATATTTCTAGTTCTATCTATCATATATCTCTAGTTCTATCTATTATATCTTTCTAGTTCTATGTTTCATATCTCTAGTTCTATCTATCATATCTTTCTAGTTCTATGTTTCATATCTCTAGTTCTATCTATCATATCTTTCTAGTTCTATGTTTCATATCTCTAGTTCTATCTATCATATCTTTCTAGTTCTATGTTTCATATCTCTAGTTCTATCTATCATATCTTTCTAGTTCTATGTTTCATATCTCTAGTTCTATCTATCATATCTTTCTAGTTCTATGTTTCATATCTCTAGTTCTATCTATCATATATTTCTAGTTCTATGTATATTTCCACCAGTGACATCAATGTGTTGATCTAGTATTTTATATTGAAGTGACGTTTCTTAGTCTCGCTGTGACGAGGTTCTCACCACATCCTGGTTCTGTCATCACAACACGCCACATTCACAGAGTTCAACCTATTTCCTGTacatctctctgacacacacacacacaccttttctctacacactctctcacacacacattctctctctctacacacactttCTCCATCTCACACTCTCTACGTACACACTTCCTGTCTGTTAAATAACAGTGTCAGGAATATCATCTATCATGGTGGGCTACTGTCCCATCTGTGGGAAACCAGTCTACTTTGgtgagtgaagtgtgtgtgtgtgtgtgtgtgtgtgtgtttgcagtgtCATACAGTGGGTCAGAGATACCATAGCATTACCGGAATAGTTGCTAGGTTGTTAGGGCAGGTTTTTGAGAGGCATCATTCGATCGCAAATCTTTTCTGAACTCAATCGTTATACCTttcctattgtgtgtgtgtgtgtgtgtgtgtgtgtatgtgtatgtctgtgtgtgtgtgtgtgtgtgtgtgtgtgtatgtctgtgtatgtctgtgtgtgtgtatgtctgtgtgtgtgtgtgtgtgtatatgtgtgtatgtctgtgtgtgtgtgtgtgtgtgtgtgtgtatgtgtgtgcatgtctgtgtgtgtgtgtgtgtgtgtgtgtgtgtgtgtgtgtgtgtgtatgtgtgtgcatgtgtgtgtgtgtgtgtgtgtgtgtgtgtgtgtgtgtgtgtgtgtgtgtgtgtgtgtgtgtgtgtgtgtgtgtatgtgtctccatGCTCTGAACAGTCTGTCATGACTCACAGACAACAGGAAATGTCTTCTCTGAGGAAGCAGACTGTTCTCTAACAGGTTCCAATAGTCTAACCTGGCTTCCTTTCCTTCAGAGGCTGGGTTCCTATAGTCTAACCTGGCTTCCTTTCCTTCAGAGACTGGGTTCCTATAGTCTAACCTGGCTTCCGTTCCTTCAGAGGCTGGGTTCCAATAGTCTAACCTGGCTTCCTTTCCTTCAGAGACTGGGTTCCTATAGTCTAACCTGGCTTCCTTTCCTTCAGAGGCTGGGTTCCTATAGTCTAACCTGGCTTCCTTTCCTTCAGAGGCTGGGTTCCTATAGTCTAACCTGGCTTACTTTCCTTCAGAGGCTGGGTTCCTATAGTCTAACCTTGCTTCCTTTCCTTCAGAGACTGGGTTCATATAGACTAACCtggcttcctttccttccctGGCTGGGTTCCTATAATCTAACCTGGCTTCCTTTCCTTCAGAGGCTGGGTTCCTATAGTCTAACCtggcttcctttccttccctGGCTGGGTTCCTATAATCTAACCTGGCTTCCTTTCCTTCAGAGGCTGTGTTCCTATAGTCTAACCTGGCTTCCTTTCCTTCAGAGGCTGGGTTCCTATAGTCTAACCTGGCTTCCTTTCCTTCAGAGGCTGGGTTCCTATAGTCTAACCTGGCTTCCTCTCCTTCAGAGGCTGGGTTCCTATAGTCTAACCTGGCTTCCTTTCCTTCAGAGGCTGGGTTCCTATAGTCTAACCTGGCTTCTTTCCTTCAGAGGCTGGGTTCCAATAGTCTAACCTGGCTTCCTTTCCTTCAgaggtctaccacacctgttgtattcagcatttcactgtaaggtctactacacctgttgtattcagcatttcactgtaaggtctactacacctgttttattcagcatttcactgtaaggtctactacacctgttgtattcagcatttcactgtaaggtctactacaccagttgtattcagcatttcactgtaaggtctactacgccagttgtattcagcatttcactgtaaggtctactacacctgttgtattcagcatttcactgtaaggtctactacacctgttgtattcagcatttcactgtaaggtctactacacctgttgtattcagcatttcactgtgaggtctatctacacctgttgtattcagcatttcactgtaaggtctactacacctgttgtattcagcatttcactgtgaggtctatctacacctgttgtattcagcatttcactgtaaggtctactacacctgttgtattcagcatttcactgtaaggtctactacacctgttgtattcagcatttcactgtaaggtctactacacctgttgtattcagcatttcactgtgaggtctatctacacctgttgtattcagcatttcactgtaaggtctactacacctgttgtattcagcatttcactgtaaggtctactacacctgttgtattcagcatttcactgtgaggtctaccacacctgttgtattcagcatttcactgtgaggtctactacacctgttgtattcagcatttcactgtaaggtctactacaccagttgtattcagcatttcactgtaaggtctactacacctgttgtattcagcatttcactgtaaggtctactacacctgttgtattcagcatttcactgtgaggtctactacacctgttgtattcagcatttcactgtgaggtctactacacctgttgtattcagcatttcactgtaaggtctactacacctgttgtattcagcatttcactgtaaggtctacctacacctgttgtattcagcatttcactgtgaggtctatctacacctgttgtattcagcatttcactgtaaggtctactacacctgttgtattcagcatttcactgtgaggtctactacacctgttgtattcagcatttcactgtgaggtctactacacctgtggtattcagcatttcactgtgaggtctactacacctgtggtattcagcatttcactgtgaggtctactacacctgttgtattcagcatttcactgtgaggtctactacacctgttgtattcagcatttcactgtaaggtctactacacctgttgtattcagcatttcactgtaaggtctaccacacctgttgtattcagcatttcactgtgaggtctactacacctgttgtattcagcatttcactgtaaggtctactacacctgttgtattcagcatttcactgtgaggtctactacacctgttgtattcagcatttcactgtaaggtctactacacctgttgtattcagcatttcactgtgaggtctactacacctgttgtattcagcatttcactgtcaggtctactacacctgttgtattcagcatttcactgtgaggtctactacacctgttgtattcagcatttcactgtaaggtctactacacctgttgtattcagcatttcactgtaaggtctaccacacctgttgtattcagcatttcactgtgaggtctactacacctgttgtattcagcatttcactgtaaggtctactacacctgttgtattcagcatttcactgtaaggtctactacacctgttgtattcagcatttcactgtgaggtctactacacctgttgtattcagcatttcactgtaaggtctactacacctgttgtattcagcatttcactgtgaggtctactacacctgttgtattcagcatttcactgtgaggtctactacatctgttgtattcagcatttcactgtaaggtctactacaccagttgtattcagcatttcactgtaaggtctactacacctgttgtattcagcatttcactgtgaggtctactacacctgttgtattcagcatttcactgtgaggtctactacacctgttgtagtcatgtgacaaatacaatttgatttgattacatgttttatttaatccctGGTATCCTCCAACCCCAAAGGTCCATGTCAGATATGTGACCTCTAACCCCCGGTATCCTCTAACCAGATTGGTCAATGACAGACATTTGACCTCTAACCCTTGGTATCCTCTCTCCCCATTTGTCCATGACAGACATTTGACCTCTAACCCTTGGTATCCTCTCTCCCCAAAGGTCCATGTCAGATATGTGACCTCTAACCCCCGGTATCCTCTAACCAGATTGGTCAATGACAGACATTTGACCTCTAACCCTTGGTATCCTCTCTCCCCATTTGTCCATGACAGACATTTGACCTCTAACCCTTGGTATCCTCTCTCCCCATTGGTCCATGACAGACATTTGACCTCTAACCCTTGGTATCCTCTCTCCCCATTGGTCCATGATAGACATTTGACCTCTAACCCTTGGTATCCTCTCTCCCCATTGGTCCATGACAGATatttgacctctaacccctggtaTCCTCTAACCAGATTGGTCCATGACAGacatctgacctctaacccttggtATCCTCTCTCCCCATTGCTCCAGGTGAGAAGAAGAGGTCATTGGGGAGGGACTACCACCCTCTGTGTCTGAAGTGTCAACTGTGTCAGAGACAGTTGACCCCGGGACAACATgctgaggtatggagagagagggatggagggaagaggaggagggaaagaagggggagggaggaacggaagctgagagggaggggagtataGCGGAGGGGGGACActtaggagggagaggggagagagagtgagtcagggagaggagatagggtagggaagggggagtgagagtgagtcagggagaggaggggagagagggaagggaagggagagtgagagtgagtcagggagagaaggggaggggagagagggaagggaagggggagtgagagtgagtcagggagaggagagagggaagggaagggggagtgagagtgagtcagggagagagggaagggaagggggagtgagagtgagtcagggagagagggaagggaagggggagtgagagtgagtcagggaggggagagagggaagggaagggggagtgagagtgagtcagggagagaaggggaggggagagagggaagggaagggggagtagagtgagacagggagaggagagagggaagggaacggggattgagggaggagagatggagaagtggAGGGAAAGACAGTGTCAGAGACAGCTGACCCCAGGACAACATGTTGAGGTAcgaagacagggggagggagggagtgagggagggagggagtatgggagagagtgagggaggtggggagggaaaGACAGTGTCAACAGTGTGAGGTACAAAGACATGCTGAGGTACGAagacaggggggagggagggagtgagggaggtggggagggagggagggagtgagggaggtggggagggagtgagggaggtgggcagggagggagggagtgagggaggtgggGTCGGagtgagggaggtggggagggagggagggagtgagagaggtggggagggaggtggggaggggaggggagggaggtggggagggagggagggaggtggggagggagggagggaggtggggaggggaggggagggaggtggggagggggcgagggagggagggagggaagtggagtgcagaaggtctgtctgtctgtctgtctgtgtgtatctacGTATCTCATGAACTAAGATGTTTTCTGTGCTTTGTGTTTCAGCATGATGAGAAACCCTACTGCACTAACTGTTACATGAAGACGTTTGGTCCCAGAGGTAGATACTGTGAGAAACCCTGCTACACTAACTGATACATGAAGATGTTTGGTACCAGAGGTAGATACTGTGAGAAACCCTACTACACTAACTGATACATGTAGATGTTTGATACCAGAGGTAGATACTGTGAGAAACCCTACTACACTAACTGATACATGTAGATGTTTGGTACCAGAGGTAGATACTGTGAGAAACCCTACTACACTAACTGTTACATGTAGATGTTTGGTACCAGAGGTAGATACTGTGAGAAACCCTACTACACTAACTGATACATGTAGATGTTTGGTATCAGAAGTAGATACTGTGAGAAACCCTACTACACTAACTGTTACATGTAGATGTTTGGTACCAGAGGTAGATACTGTGAGAAACCCTACTACACTAACTGATACATGTAGATGTTTGGTACCAGAAGTAGATACTGTGAGAAACCCTACTACACGAACTGATACATGAAGATGTTTGGTACCAGATGTAGATACTGTGAGAAACCCTACTACACTAACTGTTACATGAAGACGTTTGGTACCAGAGGTAGATACTGCTTGgtcactactttggccagtattccctacattgtgcactactttggccagtattccctacattgttcactactttggccagtgttccctacattgtacactactttggccagtattccctacattgttcactactttggccagtattccctacattgtgcactactttggccagtattccctacattgttcactactttggccagtattccctacattgtgcactactttggccagtattccctacattgtacactactttggccagtattcactacattgtgcactactttggccagtattccctacattgtacactactttggccagtattccctacattgttcactactttggccagtattccctacattgttcactactttggccagtattccctacattgtgcactatttggccagtattcccaacattgtgcactactttggccagtattccctacattgttcactactttggccagtattccctacattgttcactactttggccagtattccctacattgtgcactactttggccagtattccctacattgtacactactttggccagtattccctacattgttcactactttggccagtattccctacattgtacactactttggccagtattccctacattgtgcactactttggccagtattccctacattgtacactactttggccagtattcactacattgtgcactactttggccagtattccctacattgtaaactactttggccagtattccctacattgttcactactttggccagtattccctacattgttcactactttggccagtattccctacattgtgcactatttggccagtattcccaacattgtgcactactttggccagtattccctacattgttcactactttggccagtattccctacattgttcactactttggccagtattccctacattgtgcactactttggccagtattccctacattgtacactactttggccagtattccctacattgttcactactttggccagtattccctacattgtacactactttggccagtattccctacattgttcactactttggccagtattccctacattgtgcactactttggccagtattccctacattgttcactactttggccagtattccctacattgtacactactttggccagtattccctacattgttcactactttggccagtattccctacattgtacactactttggccagtattccctacattgtgcactactttggccagtattccctacattgtacactactttggccagtattcactacattgtgcactactttggccagtattccctacattgtacactactttggccagtattccctacattgttcactactttggccagtattccctacattgttcactactttggccagtattccctacattgtgcactatttggccagtattcccaacattgtgcactactttggccagtattccctacattgttcactactttggccagtattccctacattgttcactactttggccagtattccctacattgtgcactactttggccagtattccctacattgtacactactttggccagtattccctacattgttcactactttggccagtattccctacattgtacactactttggccagtattccctacattgttcactactttggccagtattccctacattgtgcactactttggccagtattccctacattgttcactactttggccagtattccctacattgtacactactttggccagtattccctacattgttcactactttggccagtattccctacattgtgcactactttggccagtattccctacattgtgcactactttggccagtattccctacattgtgcactactttggccggagacttggtcaaaagtagtacactaaatagggaacagtgTGTCCGAGGATGGTATGTACAGCAAATATCTcatacatctgtctctgtctctgtctctctctctctatctctctgtctctgtctctctctctctgtctctctttctctgtctctctctctctctctgtctctctctgtctctctgtctctctgtctctgtctctctctctctctctgtctctctctctctgtctctctctctctgtctctctttctctgtctctctctctgtctctgtctctctgtctctgtctctctgtctctgtctctctgtctctgtctctctgtctctgtctctctctctgtctctctctctctgtctctctttctctgtctctctgtctctgtctctgtctctctctctctctctttctctctc contains:
- the LOC139394382 gene encoding cysteine-rich protein 1-like codes for the protein MVGYCPICGKPVYFGEKKRSLGRDYHPLCLKCQLCQRQLTPGQHAEHDEKPYCTNCYMKTFGPRGNRILMSNCHSSASSSSS